One genomic window of Mycosarcoma maydis chromosome 20, whole genome shotgun sequence includes the following:
- a CDS encoding mitochondrial 37S ribosomal protein uS10m (related to RSM10 - mitochondrial ribosomal protein, small subunit), translated as MAYRSTGIARQLFNTAAVASCTSKPTAVPVARTFASVPSRSNASTSSSVTLDQLRKPSQPSASIENGSLTATVTAAESDAVSAAPDEEQFVLPNCLLPTEALGRTHGIHVATLHLRSYEDGRDNLELFADFARRAAFAIGIAASGVASLPIRTSLWTVPRSPFVHKKSQENFWRKTHSRAIKLYDANDQVVDRWLHFLRIHALPGVGQKAELFRYHEVGVGGKLMEEAKALQRSSTTVLGGEKKGTDVSPPQGSAAESIKKIADRIVENEIATETPSELK; from the coding sequence ATGGCGTACAGATCAACGGGTATCGCCCGTCAGCTTTTCAACACTGCAGCTGTAGCATCGTGCACCTCGAAACCGACGGCAGTACCTGTTGCCAGGACCTTTGCGTCTGTGCCTAGCCGCTCGAATGCGTCAACCTCTTCCTCTGTCACCTTGGATCAACTCCGCAAGCCATCTCAACCATCGGCGTCGATTGAAAATGGCTCTTTGACAGCGACAGTAACGGCTGCCGAAAGCGACGCCGTTTCTGCTGCACCGGATGAAGAGCAATTTGTGCTGCCCAACTGCTTGCTTCCCACCGAAGCACTTGGACGTACGCATGGCATTCATGTTGCAACCCTACACCTGCGCTCCTACGAAGACGGTCGAGACAACCTGGAGCTTTTTGCCGACTTTgcgcgacgagcagcatTTGCGATCGGTATTGCTGCGAGCGGCGTCGCTTCGCTTCCCATCCGTACATCACTCTGGACGGTGCCTCGATCGCCATTTGTGCACAAAAAGTCGCAGGAAAATTTTTGGAGGAAGACGCACTCGAGAGCGATCAAGCTTTACGATGCCAACGACCAAGTGGTCGATCGCTGGTTGCATTTTCTGCGCATCCATGCTTTGCCCGGTGTAGGCCAGAAGGCCGAGCTGTTTCGATACCACGAAGTGGGTGTAGGCGGAAAGCTGATGGAGGAGGCAAAAGCTTTGCAGCGTTCAAGTACGACGGTTCTAGGTGGTGAAAAGAAGGGCACAGACGTTTCGCCGCCGCAAGGTTCGGCTGCGGAAAGCATCAAGAAGATCGCTGATAGAATTGTTGAAAACGAGATAGCAACGGAGACGCCGTCAGAGCTGAAGTAG
- a CDS encoding putative synaptobrevin (V-SNARE), with protein sequence MPLSTQIARVSDGLPLAQSVDDGKTETDLSEHKQQAKLIFRRITPSSEQRCSIESGKYTLHYLISPPPAMPSSVVYLTIAEKSYPRKLAFSYLDELSKEFERSYGNQVEQRTLRPYAFVSFDTFMQRTKRLYEDSRTAQSAASSNLDRLNEDLQDVTRIMTKNMEDLLWRGDSLDQMSTMSSSLRDESLKYRKAARQINLDALFRKWAPVGAVGFLFLFIIWIKFF encoded by the coding sequence ATGCCACTCTCAACACAGATTGCAAGAGTCTCCGATGGTCTGCCATTGGCGCAGAGCGTCGATGACGGCAAGACCGAAACTGACCTCTCAgagcacaagcagcaagccaagctcatcTTTCGCCGCATCACACCGTCTTCGGAACAGCGAtgcagcatcgagagcggCAAGTATACCCTGCACTACCTCATATCGCCGCCTCCTGCTATGCCATCGTCCGTCGTATACCTCACCATCGCCGAAAAGTCGTATCCGCGCAAACTGGCCTTCTCGTaccttgacgagctgtcCAAAGAGTTTGAGCGCAGCTACGGAAATCAGGTCGAACAGAGAACGCTCCGTCCATACGCTTTTGTGAGCTTTGACACATTCATGCAGCGAACCAAACGACTTTACGAAGACTCTCGCACAGCTCAGTCGGCAGCGTCATCGAATTTGGACCGACTCAACGAAGATCTGCAGGATGTTACGCGCATCATGACAAAGAACATGGAAGATCTGCTTTGGCGAGGTGACAGCCTGGATCAGATGTCGAccatgtcgtcgtcgctaCGAGATGAGTCGCTCAAGTACCGCAAGGCTGCACGACAGATCAATCTAGATGCTCTTTTCCGTAAATGGGCGCCCGTCGGAGCGGTAGGTTTCCTGTTCCTATTTATCATCTGGATCAAATTCTTTTGA
- a CDS encoding uncharacterized protein (related to WHI2 - growth regulation protein): MMDDVNDFSGQDPGTHLTLELRGTRFTIERETMMNLPESVLLCLFPNGLILTRQPRVPSLMDQDGEEDEEELYLVDFDPQCLSYVLSFFKTAQDEFYGTSELSGKYRPSSSYGNNSGLYHYAQASGEGVDVNQAGMSQIPLMNKQPIIVLREELEYFAIPPKTAAAAPGGAALGVVDPETFEGTDPSTGHPTSALFRLKYACGDALLDRKQIFTALQRNVNKENNLAEQHLIDMLCMSGFDREDTWGFRALEPNRCCITSIALVLLKTGITHAGELEAEGIHLDSLNAAEYHDPSGQTSMMHNIRVDHQQFATAQKLLLFWRKPARKCWWDGIDIVLPASSPESAHPFEPEDLNDASLTAKEVELLKSGKGRKVRVWARRVWTLELSLI, from the coding sequence ATGATGGATGACGTCAATGACTTTTCGGGGCAGGACCCTGGCACCCATCTCACGCTCGAATTGCGTGGTACACGCTTTACTATTGAGCGCGAAACCATGATGAACTTGCCCGagtcggtgctgctgtgcctcTTCCCCAACGGTCTCATCCTCACCCGTCAGCCTCGCGTCCCGTCGCTGATGGATCAggatggcgaagaggacgaagaggagctgTACTTGGTCGACTTTGATCCGCAGTGTCTCTCGTATGTCCTCAGCTTCTTCAAAACTGCGCAAGACGAGTTCTACGGCACAAGCGAGCTTTCTGGCAAGTATAGGCCCAGTTCATCCTACGGCAACAACTCTGGTCTCTACCATTATGCTCAGGCGTCGGGAGAGGGTGTCGATGTTAACCAGGCCGGCATGTCGCAGATCCCATTGATGAACAAACAACCCATCATTGTCTTGCgcgaggagctcgagtaCTTTGCCATCCCACCAAAgactgctgccgctgcccCTGGCGGCGCGGCGTTAGGTGTTGTCGACCCAGAGACGTTTGAGGGCACCGATCCGTCCACAGGTCACCCAACTTCGGCGCTTTTCCGACTCAAGTATGCATGCGGAGATGCTTTGCTCGACCGCAAGCAGATCTTTACTGCTTTGCAACGAAATGTCAACAAGGAGAACAACTTGGCCGAACAGCACCTCATTGATATGCTGTGCATGAGCGGCTTCGATCGCGAGGACACGTGGGGTTTTCGAGCGCTCGAACCGAATCGCTGCTGTATAACCTCGATTGCGCTCGTATTGCTCAAGACAGGCATCACACATGcaggcgagctcgaggcagAAGGCATTCATCTGGACTCCTTGAATGCAGCCGAGTACCACGATCCCAGTGGTCAGACGAGCATGATGCACAACATCCGCGTTGACCACCAGCAGTTTGCAACCGCGCAGAAACTGCTCCTCTTTTGGCGCAAGCCCGCCAGGAAGTGCTGGTGGGATGGTATTGACATTGTCCTGCCTGCGTCGAGTCCAGAATCGGCACACCCTTTTGAGCCAGAAGACCTGAACGACGCAAGCTTGACGGCGAAGGAGGTCGAGTTGCTCAAGTCAGGAAAGGGCAGAAAGGTACGAGTTTGGGCCCGAAGAGTGTGGACATTGGAGCTCAGCTTGATCTGA